The following coding sequences lie in one Streptomyces sp. ALI-76-A genomic window:
- a CDS encoding AfsR/SARP family transcriptional regulator translates to MEIQVLGPLSADVNGVSIVPTAGKPRQILALLAFYPGRVMPVPTLMEEIWGTDMPQSAMTTMQTYILQLRRRLGTAMGPDAPGTAKEVLATRHGGYLLQISPESVDIHRYEQLVTAGQAAFEAGEDARAAGLFRDALAMWQGPALVDVRVGPILEIEVMRLEESRLGTVERRIDSDLRLGRHAELIAELTDLVARHPQHEGLHSQAMVALYRSGRQATALDVYRRLRKRLIEDLGVEPSPQLQRLHQAMLTVDPALDVVCGPRPTSTFNLFTA, encoded by the coding sequence GTGGAGATACAGGTTCTGGGTCCGTTGAGCGCCGACGTCAACGGGGTCTCGATCGTTCCGACCGCGGGCAAGCCGAGGCAGATCCTCGCTCTGCTCGCCTTCTACCCGGGCAGGGTCATGCCCGTGCCCACCCTCATGGAGGAGATCTGGGGCACCGACATGCCCCAGAGCGCCATGACCACGATGCAGACGTACATCCTGCAACTGCGCCGCCGCCTCGGCACCGCCATGGGGCCCGACGCCCCCGGCACCGCCAAGGAGGTGCTGGCCACCCGGCACGGCGGCTATCTGTTGCAGATCTCGCCCGAGAGCGTCGACATCCACCGCTACGAGCAGCTGGTGACCGCCGGCCAGGCCGCGTTCGAGGCGGGCGAGGACGCGCGGGCGGCCGGGCTCTTCAGAGACGCGCTGGCCATGTGGCAGGGGCCCGCGCTCGTCGACGTACGGGTCGGCCCGATCCTGGAGATCGAGGTCATGCGGCTCGAGGAGAGCCGCCTGGGCACCGTCGAGCGCCGCATCGACTCCGACCTCCGGCTCGGCCGCCATGCCGAACTCATCGCCGAGCTCACCGATCTGGTCGCCCGTCACCCGCAGCACGAGGGCCTGCACTCGCAGGCCATGGTGGCGCTCTACCGCTCCGGCCGGCAGGCCACCGCGCTGGACGTCTACCGCCGGCTGCGCAAGCGGCTGATCGAGGACCTCGGGGTGGAGCCCTCGCCGCAGTTGCAGCGGCTGCACCAGGCGATGCTGACCGTCGACCCGGCGCTGGACGTGGTGTGCGGCCCGCGCCCCACCTCCACCTTCAATCTGTTCACGGCCTGA
- a CDS encoding alpha/beta fold hydrolase, which translates to MPDEQPVPLHCFAHAGAGVSSFHSWLAGLGTGVRPVPHLLPGRDSRRRQPRATNREALLADLMDDFRAMPHTPYVLYGHSLGALVAYTLTRALHEAGLPGPALLAVGACPPPDAPSELADACRESDDRLLRMLDAVGAVPEDAAPGGFWYRSVMPVLRDDLLLADSLRRAARAPLRGGPLTVPVLALAGTGDPLVRPAELAGWRHWTAGPLVTRTLPGDHFFVREPALPRLLGRACRVVRRLAPATRVPSGARG; encoded by the coding sequence ATGCCCGACGAACAGCCGGTGCCGCTGCACTGCTTCGCGCACGCCGGAGCCGGCGTCTCGTCGTTCCACAGCTGGCTGGCCGGCCTCGGCACCGGCGTCCGGCCCGTGCCGCACCTGCTTCCGGGCCGCGACAGCCGGCGCCGCCAACCCCGCGCGACGAACCGCGAGGCGCTGCTGGCCGACCTCATGGACGACTTCCGGGCCATGCCGCACACGCCGTACGTGCTGTACGGACACAGCCTCGGCGCGCTGGTCGCCTACACGCTCACCCGGGCCCTGCACGAGGCAGGGCTGCCCGGTCCGGCCCTGCTCGCCGTCGGGGCCTGTCCGCCGCCCGACGCCCCGTCCGAACTCGCCGACGCCTGCCGGGAGTCCGACGACCGGCTGCTGCGCATGCTCGACGCGGTGGGCGCCGTGCCCGAGGACGCCGCACCGGGCGGCTTCTGGTACCGGTCCGTGATGCCGGTGCTGCGCGACGACCTGCTCCTCGCCGACAGTCTGCGCCGCGCCGCCCGCGCCCCGCTGCGGGGCGGTCCGCTGACCGTCCCCGTCCTGGCACTCGCCGGCACCGGCGATCCGCTGGTGCGGCCCGCCGAGCTGGCGGGCTGGCGGCACTGGACCGCGGGACCGCTGGTGACCCGCACCCTGCCCGGCGACCACTTCTTCGTCCGCGAACCCGCGCTGCCCCGGCTGCTCGGACGGGCCTGCCGTGTCGTACGGCGCCTCGCTCCGGCCACCCGGGTGCCGAGCGGTGCGCGCGGCTAG
- a CDS encoding FAD-dependent monooxygenase: MSDSPRPDTDFPGVPEMGRVGELRTDVCVVGAGPAGLALTLMLLRSGVRVALLERSTGLRRDFHGEIIQPGGQRVLGDLGVLDAARAHGACPLRGFQVLQDQRLLLDIDYRRLPAPYDCLLALPQRHLLHELLAGCRELPGFTSLGGYRLSALLRDGRAVTGVVAQRGNGQTTTVRARVVVGADGRYSRTRMLAGIDAGRTEAFDQDVVWFALPAGGRAPGHVQVHRTARGALLVHDTHPDLLRVGWTLPHRSWNRIAALGIDPIRRELSEALPQFADLFQEHPPALADLKLLDVFAAQAGEWVRDGLMLVGDSAHTHGPIGAQGINLALQDAAAAHPVLLDAVRTGDASRARLLPYEQRRRPVAAAVHRMQRMQAKALLGRGGPVTTRLRSRAAALVTRSRLGERITRKVAYGTDPVTVRTDLLGAEPAALRTTGDRA; the protein is encoded by the coding sequence ATGAGTGACAGCCCGCGGCCGGACACGGACTTCCCGGGAGTGCCCGAGATGGGACGGGTGGGAGAACTGCGGACCGATGTCTGTGTGGTCGGTGCCGGGCCCGCCGGGCTCGCGCTCACCCTGATGCTGCTGCGCTCCGGCGTCCGGGTCGCCCTGCTGGAGCGCTCCACCGGACTGCGCCGCGACTTCCACGGCGAGATCATCCAGCCCGGCGGCCAGCGCGTCCTCGGTGACCTGGGCGTCCTCGACGCGGCCCGGGCCCATGGGGCCTGCCCGTTGCGGGGCTTCCAGGTTCTCCAGGACCAACGGCTGCTGCTCGACATCGACTACCGGCGCCTGCCGGCGCCGTACGACTGCCTGCTCGCGCTGCCCCAGCGGCACCTGCTGCATGAACTGCTCGCCGGTTGCCGTGAGCTGCCGGGCTTCACCTCGCTGGGCGGCTACCGGCTCAGCGCGCTGCTGCGGGACGGCCGGGCGGTCACCGGGGTCGTGGCGCAGCGCGGGAACGGGCAGACCACGACGGTGCGGGCGCGGGTCGTCGTCGGCGCCGACGGCCGGTACTCCCGCACCCGGATGCTGGCCGGCATCGACGCCGGACGGACCGAGGCGTTCGACCAGGACGTGGTGTGGTTCGCGCTGCCCGCAGGGGGCCGGGCCCCCGGACACGTACAGGTCCACCGCACGGCACGCGGCGCCCTCCTCGTCCACGACACCCACCCCGACCTGCTGCGGGTCGGCTGGACCCTGCCGCACCGCAGCTGGAACCGGATCGCGGCCCTGGGGATCGACCCCATCCGGCGCGAACTGAGCGAAGCCCTGCCGCAGTTCGCGGACCTGTTCCAGGAACATCCGCCCGCGCTGGCGGACCTGAAGCTGCTCGACGTGTTCGCCGCCCAGGCGGGGGAGTGGGTGCGCGACGGGCTGATGCTCGTCGGCGACAGCGCCCACACGCACGGACCGATCGGCGCCCAGGGCATCAACCTCGCGTTGCAGGACGCGGCCGCCGCCCATCCCGTCCTGCTCGACGCCGTCCGCACCGGCGACGCGAGCCGGGCCCGGCTGCTGCCCTACGAGCAGCGGCGCAGGCCGGTCGCCGCGGCCGTGCACCGGATGCAGCGGATGCAGGCCAAGGCGCTGCTCGGCCGCGGCGGTCCCGTCACCACCCGGCTGCGCTCCCGTGCCGCGGCCCTGGTGACCCGCTCCCGCCTCGGGGAGCGCATCACCCGCAAGGTCGCCTACGGCACCGACCCGGTCACCGTGCGCACCGATCTCCTCGGCGCCGAGCCCGCCGCGCTCAGAACGACAGGTGATCGGGCGTGA
- a CDS encoding nuclear transport factor 2 family protein produces the protein MTSYAPEVRLGADPAVLYARVQQFYAGQVALLDDLRAEEFAATFTADGVFVPSPHAPALRGRTAIAAGLRAAHARKFGAEPVRRRHWFNMLRVDPDPDGTLRAHYYTLVAVTHPWHATPVIGPSAVVEDVLVHDEATGTLLTRERRVTPDHLSF, from the coding sequence ATGACGAGTTATGCCCCGGAGGTGCGACTCGGCGCCGACCCGGCCGTCCTGTACGCGCGGGTGCAGCAGTTCTACGCCGGTCAGGTCGCCCTGCTGGACGACCTGCGGGCGGAGGAGTTCGCCGCGACGTTCACCGCGGACGGGGTCTTCGTACCGTCGCCCCACGCTCCCGCGCTGCGCGGCCGTACGGCGATCGCGGCGGGGCTGCGGGCCGCCCACGCCCGGAAGTTCGGCGCCGAGCCGGTGCGCCGGCGCCACTGGTTCAACATGCTGCGCGTGGACCCGGACCCCGACGGCACCCTGCGCGCCCACTACTACACGCTGGTCGCGGTCACCCATCCCTGGCACGCCACCCCGGTCATCGGCCCGAGCGCGGTGGTCGAGGACGTCCTGGTCCACGACGAGGCCACCGGCACCCTCCTGACCCGCGAACGCCGCGTCACGCCCGATCACCTGTCGTTCTGA
- a CDS encoding nuclear transport factor 2 family protein encodes MTTDMLIRADHPTAEPAFGDLYAQVQQFYSHQMQLFDAHDAERWAATFTEDAVFDVPTLDEPVRGRADLAANVLRNKAQQEHGGRQLRHWIGMLDVRSRRDDELRTRCYALVYVTERGGSSKLLRVCVMEDVLVRARGTWLTRHRVVTRDDLA; translated from the coding sequence ATGACCACGGACATGCTCATTCGCGCCGACCACCCCACCGCGGAACCCGCGTTCGGCGACCTGTACGCGCAGGTCCAGCAGTTCTACTCGCACCAGATGCAGCTCTTCGACGCGCACGACGCCGAGCGCTGGGCGGCCACCTTCACCGAGGACGCCGTCTTCGACGTCCCCACCCTCGACGAACCCGTGCGCGGCCGTGCCGACCTGGCGGCGAACGTACTGCGCAACAAGGCCCAGCAGGAGCACGGCGGCCGGCAGCTGCGGCACTGGATCGGCATGCTCGACGTACGGTCGCGGCGCGACGACGAGCTGCGCACGCGCTGCTACGCCCTGGTGTACGTCACGGAGCGCGGCGGTTCCTCGAAGCTGCTGCGGGTGTGCGTGATGGAGGACGTCCTCGTCCGCGCGCGCGGCACGTGGCTCACCCGCCACCGCGTCGTCACCCGCGACGACCTGGCCTGA
- a CDS encoding class I adenylate-forming enzyme family protein: MPDFTYPDLSVDGLLRSAAERDPYGVAVRTADTAVSFRELDERADRIAAYLRQETGGRPGVRVGVANILDPVFAAAYYGVIRSGATVVLVNPLIGEDGLRHVFATADVEIALVPSATAGLLAKTRGKLPALRAVVVTDAPDGAVPAECLALHTALDAAPDAPEEHHADLDAVACVQFTTGTTGRPKGVLLTHRNVVANARQTALAHRLERDSVTVNHLPLYHVMHLNSAVDAGACQVLCRDPDPVVSLAVAAATGATHYYGLPARLHRLAADERLPATPLKARGGSRLRAVLSGGSGLRPEAAGTLRDLLRVPVIQGYGMAELSPLTHCQQPGRDRPGAVGAPVPGTECRLVDLVTRRPVDVWSSGEVQVRGPQLMAGYLGEDTCARVDADGWFSTGDVGYVDDDGALWLVDRVDDIFKYDNEIVSPSRVERIIAADARVADCVVADWPDETHGGLVWAGVVLRDDHDSHDAHQVLDVLDSVAARANEHLAHFERIRLTEALDAVPRTPTGKPARRLVRRRLTARAAC; encoded by the coding sequence GTGCCGGACTTCACCTACCCCGACCTCTCGGTCGACGGCCTGCTGCGCTCGGCGGCCGAGCGCGACCCGTACGGCGTCGCCGTGCGCACCGCGGACACGGCCGTGTCCTTCCGCGAACTGGACGAGCGGGCCGACCGGATCGCCGCGTATCTGCGGCAGGAGACCGGCGGCCGGCCCGGCGTACGGGTCGGTGTCGCCAACATCCTCGACCCCGTCTTCGCCGCCGCCTATTACGGCGTAATACGCAGTGGGGCCACGGTCGTCCTGGTCAACCCGCTGATCGGCGAGGACGGGCTGCGGCACGTCTTCGCCACGGCCGACGTCGAGATCGCGCTGGTGCCCTCGGCCACCGCCGGGCTGCTGGCCAAGACGCGCGGCAAGCTGCCCGCGCTGCGCGCCGTCGTGGTGACGGACGCGCCGGACGGCGCGGTGCCCGCGGAATGCCTGGCGCTGCACACCGCCCTGGACGCCGCGCCGGACGCCCCCGAGGAGCACCACGCCGACCTGGACGCCGTCGCCTGCGTGCAGTTCACCACCGGCACCACCGGCCGCCCCAAGGGCGTGCTGCTCACCCACCGCAACGTGGTCGCCAACGCCCGGCAGACCGCGCTCGCCCACCGGCTGGAGCGCGACTCGGTCACCGTCAACCATCTGCCGCTGTACCACGTCATGCACCTCAACTCGGCGGTCGACGCGGGGGCCTGCCAGGTGCTGTGCCGGGATCCGGACCCGGTGGTCTCGCTGGCCGTGGCCGCCGCCACCGGCGCCACCCACTACTACGGGCTGCCCGCGCGGCTGCACCGCCTCGCCGCGGACGAGCGGCTGCCCGCGACACCGCTCAAGGCACGGGGCGGGTCCCGGCTCAGGGCCGTGCTGTCCGGTGGCTCGGGACTGCGCCCGGAGGCCGCCGGCACGCTGCGCGACCTGCTCCGCGTCCCCGTGATCCAGGGCTACGGCATGGCCGAGCTGTCGCCGCTCACCCACTGCCAGCAGCCCGGCCGTGACCGTCCCGGCGCGGTCGGTGCCCCGGTGCCCGGTACCGAGTGCCGGCTCGTCGACCTGGTCACCCGCCGTCCGGTCGACGTCTGGTCCTCCGGGGAGGTACAGGTCAGGGGCCCTCAGCTGATGGCCGGTTACCTCGGCGAGGACACCTGCGCGCGCGTCGACGCGGACGGCTGGTTCTCCACCGGGGACGTCGGATACGTCGACGACGACGGCGCCCTGTGGCTGGTGGACCGGGTCGACGACATCTTCAAGTACGACAACGAGATCGTCTCGCCCAGCCGTGTCGAACGGATCATCGCCGCCGACGCCCGGGTCGCCGACTGCGTGGTCGCCGACTGGCCCGACGAGACCCACGGCGGACTCGTCTGGGCGGGCGTCGTCCTGCGCGACGACCACGACTCCCATGACGCCCACCAGGTGCTCGACGTCCTCGACTCGGTCGCGGCCCGGGCCAACGAGCACCTCGCACATTTCGAACGGATCCGCCTGACCGAAGCCCTGGACGCCGTGCCCCGCACCCCCACCGGGAAGCCGGCGCGGCGACTGGTGCGGCGGCGGCTCACCGCGCGGGCCGCGTGCTGA
- a CDS encoding antibiotic biosynthesis monooxygenase family protein yields the protein MVTFVNKLTVHGDLDTFLAVKGKLTAYMSAQPGYVSHLTLRHAGAPNVFLELAVWQDAGAHKKAVRSEEFQSLVKGLGPLATPEPGLYEIVEESV from the coding sequence ATGGTGACCTTCGTCAACAAGCTGACCGTGCACGGCGACCTCGACACCTTCCTCGCCGTCAAGGGCAAGCTCACCGCCTACATGTCCGCCCAGCCCGGATACGTCAGCCACCTGACCCTCCGCCACGCGGGCGCGCCCAACGTCTTCCTCGAGCTCGCCGTGTGGCAGGACGCCGGCGCCCACAAGAAGGCCGTGCGCAGTGAGGAGTTCCAGTCCCTGGTCAAGGGCCTGGGCCCGCTGGCCACGCCCGAGCCGGGGCTGTACGAGATCGTCGAGGAGAGCGTGTGA
- a CDS encoding FAD-dependent oxidoreductase, which produces MHGLDRPRVLVVGAGPVGLTAAHELARRGVRVRLVDAAPGPAPTSRAVAVHPRTLETFAQMGVVDGLIARGRQNRAFTMYSGGRRLVRLEADYSTMPTSYPYTLIVPQAETEAVLREAVARLGVDVEWGVKLTGFEQDADGVSVRLRDADGVQETTRTSWLVGCDGGHSTVRKLLGLELIGESSETWMLADAPVETDLPPDTIYWTHTGGQALMMVPYARDGHWRLLDTAPAPDGGTAGLGAKLSKGLGREVRVGEAEWTSVFTFQQRMVERMHQGRVFVAGDAAHVHSPASGQGMNTGVQEAYNLAWKLAQVDQGHAGRVLLDTYSEERVPVGEALLGSTRTATFLVQLKNLLASAALPVVFGVVRAVPALRRAIQRKVLGGMSGLRIGYPESSLTTVEAYRHLQGAGPAATAGTTPAPGPRPGQRVTQTGVHHPSSPGCRALHDELRDPRWSLLFAADGTGPGDAPAGVAVTAAVQYGEWLSVRTVGAGRADGPAPLADPDARLRFALGLAPGCWVLVRPDGYVAARGTRLTRAVLDLALAPLGLAAPLAGEAVREPASGLPTPVHPPKEY; this is translated from the coding sequence ATGCACGGTCTCGACCGACCGCGGGTGCTGGTCGTCGGCGCGGGCCCCGTCGGCCTGACCGCCGCCCACGAACTCGCCCGCAGGGGAGTGCGGGTGCGGCTGGTCGACGCCGCGCCCGGACCCGCCCCGACCAGCCGGGCCGTGGCCGTGCACCCGCGCACCCTGGAGACGTTCGCGCAGATGGGCGTCGTCGACGGCCTGATCGCGCGGGGACGGCAGAACCGGGCCTTCACCATGTACTCCGGGGGGCGCCGGCTGGTGCGGCTGGAGGCCGACTACTCGACGATGCCGACCTCGTACCCGTACACGCTGATCGTCCCCCAGGCCGAGACCGAGGCCGTGCTGCGCGAGGCCGTGGCCCGCCTCGGCGTCGACGTCGAGTGGGGCGTGAAGCTGACCGGGTTCGAGCAGGACGCGGACGGTGTGAGCGTCCGTCTGCGCGACGCCGACGGTGTGCAGGAGACCACCCGGACCTCGTGGCTGGTCGGCTGCGACGGCGGGCACAGCACCGTGCGCAAGCTGCTCGGGCTGGAGCTGATCGGCGAGTCCAGCGAGACGTGGATGCTCGCCGACGCACCCGTCGAGACCGACCTGCCGCCCGACACCATCTACTGGACCCACACCGGCGGGCAGGCCCTGATGATGGTGCCCTACGCCCGCGACGGGCACTGGCGGCTGCTGGACACCGCGCCCGCACCGGACGGCGGCACCGCGGGACTGGGGGCCAAGCTGTCCAAGGGGCTCGGCCGCGAGGTCCGGGTCGGCGAGGCCGAGTGGACGTCCGTGTTCACCTTCCAGCAGCGGATGGTGGAGCGGATGCACCAGGGCCGCGTCTTCGTGGCCGGGGACGCCGCCCACGTGCACAGCCCCGCCTCCGGGCAGGGCATGAACACCGGCGTCCAGGAGGCCTACAACCTCGCCTGGAAGCTCGCCCAGGTCGACCAGGGCCACGCCGGTCGGGTCCTGCTCGACACCTACAGCGAGGAGCGGGTGCCGGTCGGCGAGGCCCTGCTCGGCTCCACCCGCACGGCGACCTTCCTCGTCCAGCTGAAGAACCTGCTGGCCTCGGCCGCGCTGCCGGTCGTCTTCGGTGTCGTCCGCGCCGTGCCGGCGCTGCGCCGGGCCATCCAGCGCAAGGTCCTCGGCGGCATGTCCGGCCTGCGCATCGGGTACCCCGAGTCCTCCCTGACCACCGTCGAGGCGTACCGGCACCTCCAGGGCGCCGGACCCGCGGCGACGGCCGGGACCACCCCGGCCCCCGGACCCCGCCCCGGACAGCGGGTCACGCAGACCGGGGTCCACCACCCCTCCTCGCCCGGCTGCCGCGCCCTGCACGACGAACTGCGCGACCCCCGCTGGTCGTTGCTGTTCGCCGCGGACGGCACCGGACCCGGCGACGCGCCCGCCGGCGTCGCCGTGACGGCCGCCGTCCAGTACGGGGAGTGGCTGTCCGTGCGGACGGTGGGCGCGGGGCGCGCCGACGGACCCGCCCCGCTCGCCGACCCCGACGCCCGGCTGCGGTTCGCGCTCGGCCTGGCACCGGGCTGCTGGGTGCTGGTGCGCCCGGACGGCTATGTCGCCGCGCGCGGCACCCGGTTGACCCGCGCCGTGCTGGACCTGGCCCTCGCCCCGCTGGGGCTCGCCGCCCCGCTCGCCGGGGAGGCCGTGCGGGAACCGGCCTCGGGCCTGCCCACCCCCGTCCACCCTCCGAAGGAGTACTGA
- the fabG gene encoding 3-oxoacyl-ACP reductase FabG, with protein MVTDNQPSALVTGGTSGIGLAVARELGRSGHRVFLCARDEQQVKQTVEDLRGEGLTVDGIAADVRDKESVARLVAAAVQAHGPIGVLVNNAGRSGGGVTADLTDELWDDVIDTNLNSVFRVTREVLRNGGLPDTEGGRIINIASTAGKQGVLLGAPYSASKHGVVGFTKALGRELAPAGITVNAVCPGYVETPMAQRVRQGYAAAWDTTEDHVQEQFEAKIPLGRYSTSEEVAALVGYLASPPAASITAQALNVCGGLGTY; from the coding sequence ATCGTGACCGACAACCAGCCCTCCGCCCTGGTGACGGGCGGGACCAGCGGGATCGGCCTGGCGGTGGCCCGGGAGCTGGGCCGCAGCGGCCACCGGGTGTTCCTGTGCGCCCGGGACGAGCAGCAGGTCAAGCAGACCGTCGAGGACCTGCGCGGCGAGGGCCTCACCGTCGACGGCATCGCGGCCGACGTACGCGACAAGGAGTCGGTGGCCCGTCTGGTCGCCGCCGCCGTCCAGGCCCACGGGCCGATCGGCGTCCTGGTCAACAACGCCGGACGCAGCGGCGGCGGGGTGACCGCCGATCTGACGGACGAGCTGTGGGACGACGTCATCGACACCAACCTGAACAGCGTCTTCCGCGTCACCCGGGAGGTGCTGAGGAACGGCGGCCTGCCCGACACCGAGGGCGGCCGGATCATCAACATCGCCTCCACCGCCGGCAAGCAGGGCGTCCTGCTCGGCGCCCCCTACAGTGCCTCCAAGCACGGCGTCGTCGGCTTCACCAAGGCCCTGGGCCGGGAACTGGCCCCCGCCGGCATCACCGTCAACGCGGTGTGCCCCGGCTATGTCGAGACCCCCATGGCCCAGCGCGTGCGCCAGGGCTACGCGGCCGCCTGGGACACCACCGAGGACCACGTCCAGGAGCAGTTCGAGGCCAAGATCCCCCTGGGCCGCTACTCCACCTCCGAGGAGGTCGCCGCGCTCGTCGGCTACCTCGCCTCCCCGCCCGCAGCCTCCATCACGGCCCAGGCCCTCAACGTCTGCGGCGGACTCGGCACCTACTGA
- a CDS encoding aromatase/cyclase: MHRTSHSVEVDAPAGVVYGLISDAQRWPLFFPENVHVERLEFDGTNERLRMWATVDGRVRSWISERAQDPATRCVEFRHTHPQLPVTTMRGTWIAEERADGTSVLTLLHDFAVHGDSARDTAWVEQVLDTNSRAELASLRSLAERWKRFDELVLSFEDTVRIQAPAEHVYDFLYRVADWPTLIPHVARLELTEDAPGVQLMSMDTLTADGAVHTTESVRICFPHAGRIVYKQTATPALMEAHTGEWNVVSDVDGVTAVAQHSVVLREEAVEQVLGADADLDRARRYVREALGRNSTATLQLARRYAESVARAA, encoded by the coding sequence ATGCACCGCACATCGCACTCGGTCGAGGTGGACGCCCCGGCCGGAGTCGTCTACGGGCTGATCTCCGACGCGCAGCGGTGGCCGCTGTTCTTCCCGGAGAACGTGCACGTGGAGCGGCTGGAGTTCGACGGCACGAACGAGCGGCTGCGGATGTGGGCGACAGTCGACGGCAGGGTCAGGTCGTGGATCTCGGAACGGGCCCAGGACCCCGCCACACGGTGCGTGGAGTTCCGGCACACGCATCCGCAGCTGCCCGTGACGACGATGCGCGGAACGTGGATCGCCGAGGAACGGGCGGACGGGACCAGTGTGCTGACGCTGCTGCACGACTTCGCGGTGCACGGCGACAGCGCCCGCGACACGGCCTGGGTGGAGCAGGTCCTCGACACCAACTCCAGGGCGGAACTGGCGAGTCTGCGGTCCCTCGCCGAGCGGTGGAAGCGGTTCGACGAGCTCGTGCTGTCCTTCGAGGACACGGTGCGCATCCAGGCGCCGGCCGAGCACGTGTACGACTTCCTCTACCGGGTCGCGGACTGGCCCACGCTGATCCCGCATGTGGCGCGGCTGGAGCTGACGGAGGACGCCCCCGGGGTGCAGCTGATGTCGATGGACACGCTGACCGCGGACGGGGCCGTGCACACCACCGAGTCGGTGCGGATCTGTTTCCCGCACGCCGGGCGCATCGTCTACAAGCAGACCGCGACGCCCGCGCTCATGGAGGCGCACACCGGGGAGTGGAACGTCGTGTCCGACGTGGACGGGGTGACCGCCGTCGCGCAGCACAGCGTGGTGCTGCGGGAGGAGGCCGTGGAGCAGGTGCTGGGCGCCGACGCGGACCTCGACCGGGCCCGCCGCTACGTGCGCGAGGCCCTCGGGCGCAACTCCACCGCGACGCTTCAGCTGGCCCGGCGGTACGCGGAGTCCGTGGCCCGGGCGGCGTGA